Proteins encoded together in one Planctomyces sp. SH-PL14 window:
- a CDS encoding DUF1444 family protein produces MTKIPDHWQTFLGPANWFQVSHPPHWTAGERKGTYTLTPPDSDAILAINCLWFGGTPAAPAPSIEQVTRQFPHSRKIHRYPARPDSDLMESFTGEAVLDPPPPWYRRLFHRKQWRRWKLWSFQKGPLLVIVSLIHPTERDPDLDALAEMIVGTLLLADVPAPPPDEFATRALGLARKKFPLLECKLGEDFQLHVGESTINLFNFYRTFVKTPDRFEEILLPALTTVVQVQEWGSEQTDPSFDTVQERIMPMLYPESVWQEKFPDFVCLPWVGGLVILYVVDEAQAYWYIRKDLLERWSMEPDDLHDVAIKNLENYFEKQPMELAVAGSEESGPRMLMPSRADSYNCVRFLSESFLTKIRRVIGGNLAVGLPGRDFFVALSLDSPSMIEQVRKKVQEDFEQMDHPLTSKMLLVTTDGVSELVLEET; encoded by the coding sequence TTGACCAAGATCCCTGACCACTGGCAGACGTTCCTCGGACCGGCCAACTGGTTTCAGGTCTCTCATCCCCCCCATTGGACGGCCGGAGAACGCAAAGGGACCTACACGCTCACCCCGCCGGATTCCGACGCAATCCTGGCGATCAACTGCCTGTGGTTCGGCGGCACGCCGGCCGCCCCCGCGCCGAGCATCGAGCAGGTGACGCGGCAGTTCCCGCACTCCCGGAAGATCCACCGCTACCCGGCCCGCCCCGATTCCGACCTGATGGAGAGCTTCACGGGGGAAGCGGTCCTCGATCCGCCGCCGCCGTGGTATCGCCGGCTGTTCCACCGCAAGCAGTGGCGGCGATGGAAGCTGTGGTCGTTCCAGAAGGGACCGCTGCTCGTCATCGTCTCGCTGATTCATCCGACCGAGCGCGATCCAGACCTCGACGCCCTGGCCGAGATGATCGTCGGGACGCTCCTGCTGGCCGACGTCCCCGCTCCGCCGCCGGACGAGTTCGCGACCCGTGCCCTGGGACTCGCCCGCAAGAAGTTCCCGCTGCTGGAGTGCAAGCTCGGCGAAGACTTTCAGCTTCACGTCGGCGAGTCGACAATCAACCTGTTCAACTTCTACCGGACATTCGTGAAAACCCCGGACCGGTTCGAGGAGATCCTCCTGCCGGCGCTCACGACCGTTGTGCAGGTCCAGGAGTGGGGGAGCGAACAGACCGACCCCAGCTTCGACACGGTCCAGGAACGGATCATGCCGATGCTGTATCCGGAATCGGTCTGGCAGGAGAAGTTTCCGGACTTCGTCTGCCTGCCGTGGGTCGGGGGGCTCGTGATCCTGTACGTCGTCGACGAGGCGCAGGCGTACTGGTACATCCGCAAGGACCTCCTGGAGCGGTGGTCCATGGAGCCGGACGACCTCCATGATGTGGCGATCAAGAACCTCGAAAACTACTTCGAGAAGCAGCCGATGGAGCTGGCGGTCGCCGGGTCGGAGGAGTCCGGGCCGCGGATGCTGATGCCGAGCCGCGCCGATTCCTACAATTGCGTGCGGTTCCTGAGCGAGAGTTTCCTGACGAAGATCCGGCGGGTCATCGGCGGGAACCTGGCGGTCGGGCTGCCGGGGCGGGATTTCTTCGTCGCCCTGAGCCTCGACTCGCCGTCGATGATCGAACAGGTCCGCAAGAAGGTGCAGGAAGACTTCGAACAGATGGATCATCCGCTGACCAGCAAGATGCTGCTCGTGACGACCGACGGCGTAAGCGAACTCGTCCTGGAGGAGACGTGA
- a CDS encoding MBL fold metallo-hydrolase, which produces MSEPAPPFPAVQDGSPSVPTLTLLGTGTSMGVPMIGCTCEVCTSTDPRNHRMRTGVFVAAPEGNFLIDTPPELRLQLVRERIDMVEAVVYTHAHADHILGLDDLRIFGYKLQRPIPLYCEPDVEQHLRSTFPYAFLAPEHRVGYASAPNLLFRTIGDDPFDLLGVRIQPVPLIHGHLRTLGFRINDVAFCTDVSEIPEASWKLLEGLDVLILDALHYEKHPTHFSIFEALRAIERLRPRRAYLTHLSHRLDYTETNKRLPTGVELAYDGLRVPLTRCVE; this is translated from the coding sequence GTGAGCGAGCCAGCGCCCCCGTTTCCGGCTGTGCAAGACGGAAGTCCTTCGGTCCCGACGCTGACCCTGCTGGGGACAGGCACCAGCATGGGGGTCCCGATGATCGGCTGCACGTGCGAGGTCTGCACGTCGACCGATCCGCGGAATCACCGGATGCGGACCGGCGTCTTCGTTGCGGCGCCGGAGGGGAATTTCCTGATCGACACGCCCCCGGAGCTGCGGCTGCAGCTGGTGCGGGAGCGGATCGACATGGTCGAGGCGGTGGTCTACACGCACGCGCACGCGGACCACATCCTGGGTCTCGATGACCTGCGGATCTTCGGCTACAAGCTCCAGCGGCCGATCCCGCTCTACTGCGAACCAGACGTCGAGCAGCATCTCCGGTCGACCTTTCCTTACGCGTTCCTGGCCCCGGAGCATCGCGTCGGCTATGCGTCGGCGCCGAACCTGCTTTTCCGGACGATCGGCGATGATCCGTTCGACCTGCTGGGGGTCCGGATCCAGCCGGTCCCGCTGATCCATGGCCATCTCCGGACGCTGGGGTTCCGGATTAACGATGTCGCCTTCTGCACCGACGTCAGCGAGATCCCGGAGGCGAGCTGGAAGCTCCTTGAAGGGCTCGACGTCCTGATTCTCGATGCGCTCCATTACGAGAAGCATCCGACGCACTTCAGCATCTTTGAGGCACTGCGGGCGATCGAGCGGCTCCGTCCGCGACGGGCGTACCTGACGCACCTGTCGCACCGGCTCGACTACACGGAGACGAACAAGAGGTTGCCGACGGGTGTGGAGCTGGCGTACGACGGCCTGCGGGTTCCGCTGACACGGTGTGTCGAATAG
- a CDS encoding CinA family nicotinamide mononucleotide deamidase-related protein — protein MSEPNSSSPALPLSAEIVAIGTELTTGEKLDTNSQWLSLALADLGIPVRFHTTIGDDLKTNVDVLRLAVERADVVIVSGGLGPTLDDLTREALAQLQAVPLVLHPESLEAIESYFRKRGRPMPERNRVQAMFPETAAPLPNPVGTAPGIWMTVARAGREACQIAALPGVPSELYRMFRDQVAPRLPQTGTIIRRKRIHSFGLGEAQVDEVLKDVTARGRDPEVGITAHQATITLRINAPGQSVEECERKIAETSRIIEERLGEYIFGTEDDELEHAVLRLLAAGRKTLAVVESGTKGALAARLADLDDGTHFRQGITLPEQQWIAHEPTRTPLAPAKTEELARWIRATTGADFALAVSPYRVPPTLSADPEIAYVVLDGGGTIVTERVLISGNPEIQQARVVKTALDLLRRRLR, from the coding sequence TTGTCCGAACCCAATTCCTCCAGCCCCGCTCTCCCGCTCTCTGCCGAGATCGTCGCCATCGGAACCGAGCTGACGACCGGCGAGAAGCTCGACACGAACAGCCAGTGGCTCAGCCTGGCGCTCGCCGATCTCGGGATCCCCGTCCGTTTCCACACGACGATCGGTGACGACCTCAAGACCAACGTCGACGTCCTGCGGCTCGCCGTCGAGCGGGCCGATGTCGTCATCGTCTCGGGGGGCCTGGGGCCGACGCTCGACGACCTGACGCGGGAGGCCCTGGCGCAGCTGCAGGCGGTGCCGCTGGTCCTTCATCCGGAGAGCCTGGAGGCAATCGAGTCGTACTTCCGGAAGCGCGGACGTCCGATGCCCGAGCGGAACCGCGTCCAGGCGATGTTTCCCGAGACCGCCGCTCCGCTGCCGAACCCGGTCGGGACCGCACCGGGGATCTGGATGACCGTCGCCCGCGCAGGGCGCGAAGCCTGTCAGATTGCCGCACTGCCGGGAGTGCCGTCGGAGCTCTACCGGATGTTCCGGGACCAGGTCGCGCCGCGGCTGCCGCAGACCGGAACGATCATCCGTCGGAAGCGGATCCACAGCTTCGGCCTCGGCGAGGCCCAGGTGGACGAGGTCCTCAAGGACGTAACCGCCCGCGGACGGGATCCGGAGGTCGGCATCACCGCCCACCAGGCGACGATCACGCTCCGGATCAACGCGCCGGGGCAGAGCGTCGAGGAGTGCGAGCGGAAGATCGCGGAGACCAGCCGCATCATCGAAGAGCGTCTGGGCGAGTACATCTTCGGGACCGAGGACGACGAGCTTGAGCACGCAGTCCTGCGGCTGCTCGCTGCCGGCCGGAAGACGCTGGCGGTCGTCGAGAGCGGTACCAAGGGAGCGCTCGCCGCCCGGCTGGCCGATCTCGACGACGGGACGCATTTCCGGCAGGGGATCACGCTCCCCGAGCAGCAGTGGATCGCTCACGAACCGACCCGGACTCCGCTCGCTCCGGCGAAGACCGAAGAGCTGGCCCGCTGGATTCGCGCCACGACCGGGGCGGACTTCGCTCTGGCGGTTTCTCCCTACCGGGTCCCGCCGACGCTGTCGGCCGACCCCGAAATCGCCTACGTGGTCCTGGACGGAGGCGGAACGATCGTGACGGAGCGGGTCCTGATCAGCGGCAACCCGGAGATCCAGCAGGCGCGGGTCGTGAAGACGGCGCTCGATCTGCTTCGCCGCCGGTTGCGGTGA